In Coriobacteriia bacterium, the following are encoded in one genomic region:
- a CDS encoding NifB/NifX family molybdenum-iron cluster-binding protein has translation MAENKILAVPSIGEGGLEGERSGHFGHCDCFTLVEIVDGAIAEVRVVENPPHEEGGCLRPVNLLASHGVQALIVAGMGARPLAGFEAAGITVYFENATPGIGEAVQLVLAGDLTVMDSRHVCGGP, from the coding sequence ATGGCCGAGAACAAGATACTTGCGGTTCCCTCGATAGGTGAGGGCGGTTTGGAGGGCGAGCGTTCCGGCCACTTCGGCCACTGCGACTGCTTCACTCTGGTGGAGATCGTCGACGGGGCCATTGCCGAGGTGCGTGTCGTCGAGAACCCGCCTCACGAAGAGGGTGGCTGTCTACGACCGGTCAACCTACTCGCTTCACACGGAGTGCAGGCCCTGATCGTCGCAGGCATGGGGGCGAGGCCTCTGGCAGGTTTCGAGGCGGCTGGCATCACCGTCTACTTTGAGAACGCGACGCCCGGCATCGGTGAAGCTGTACAACTCGTGCTCGCGGGGGATCTGACGGTCATGGACTCGCGGCACGTCTGCGGTGGGCCCTAG
- the prxU gene encoding thioredoxin-dependent peroxiredoxin (Most members of this family contain a selenocysteine.), which translates to MADKAIGCARPTGSVIGAEPSEEKPAPQQTSKEVPVSKIMVGRKAPDFTAPAYQAGEFTQVKLSDHLGKWIVLCFYPGDFTFVUATEVSAVAAKYPEFKALGVEVFSVSVDSQFVHKMWDDNELSKMVDGGVPFAMISDAAGHLGTAYGVYDDEAGVDVRGRFIIDPDGVIQGMEVLTPPVGRRVDETLRQIKAFQHVRATGGAEVTPSGWEPGKKVLKPGPDLVGHVWEVWKPGAE; encoded by the coding sequence ATGGCCGACAAGGCTATCGGCTGCGCACGCCCGACCGGTTCCGTGATCGGAGCAGAGCCGAGCGAGGAGAAGCCGGCACCACAGCAGACATCCAAGGAGGTCCCCGTGAGCAAGATAATGGTGGGCAGGAAAGCTCCCGACTTCACAGCGCCAGCGTACCAAGCTGGGGAGTTCACCCAGGTGAAGCTTTCGGATCATCTGGGCAAGTGGATCGTGCTCTGTTTCTATCCTGGTGATTTCACCTTCGTTTGAGCGACCGAGGTGTCGGCGGTCGCCGCGAAGTATCCCGAGTTCAAGGCGCTGGGTGTCGAGGTCTTCTCCGTCAGCGTGGACTCGCAGTTCGTTCACAAGATGTGGGACGACAACGAACTCTCGAAGATGGTCGATGGCGGTGTCCCGTTCGCGATGATCTCTGATGCCGCAGGGCATCTGGGAACCGCGTACGGAGTCTACGACGACGAGGCCGGCGTGGATGTCCGCGGCCGCTTCATCATCGATCCAGACGGCGTGATTCAAGGCATGGAGGTGCTCACACCTCCCGTGGGTCGGCGCGTGGACGAGACCCTGCGCCAGATCAAAGCCTTCCAGCACGTGCGAGCGACGGGCGGAGCCGAGGTCACACCATCCGGCTGGGAGCCCGGTAAGAAAGTGCTCAAGCCGGGGCCGGACCTTGTGGGGCACGTCTGGGAGGTCTGGAAGCCCGGAGCGGAGTAG
- a CDS encoding 4Fe-4S binding protein — protein sequence MPEQTSSAALPAFTLAIASGKGGTGKTLLATNISALCADVGERVALVDCDAEAPNDHLFGRYEGPRSTRVDSLFASVDTDACSACGLCRDACAYGAVRVLGSSALVFEELCHGCGLCVDICPENAITEMPKRIGEVSVRRSADFARLTLLTGTLDVGQVKTPAVIRAARDAAASVPADLIVLDAPPGVACAAVAAVRGADALLLVTEPTAFGRHDLRLGLELGRSLRLPMAVVVNRAGTGGDGIDELCDEFGVPVIARIPFDRRIAEVYARGGLAAAEMPDVRQALSGILDEMRKIATRESVRR from the coding sequence TTGCCCGAACAGACATCATCTGCGGCCCTCCCCGCCTTCACGCTTGCCATCGCATCCGGCAAGGGCGGGACCGGCAAGACGCTGCTTGCCACGAACATCAGCGCCCTGTGTGCGGATGTCGGTGAGCGCGTGGCGCTCGTCGACTGTGACGCCGAGGCGCCGAACGACCATCTGTTCGGTCGATACGAGGGTCCCCGCAGCACGCGGGTGGACTCGCTCTTCGCTTCCGTCGACACAGATGCCTGCTCGGCGTGCGGGTTGTGCCGGGATGCGTGCGCCTACGGGGCGGTTAGGGTGCTGGGCTCCTCGGCGCTGGTGTTCGAGGAGCTGTGCCACGGGTGCGGTCTGTGCGTGGACATATGCCCTGAGAACGCGATCACCGAGATGCCGAAACGAATCGGAGAAGTCTCGGTAAGGCGATCGGCTGACTTCGCCCGTCTCACCTTGCTGACCGGTACGCTGGATGTGGGTCAGGTCAAGACGCCCGCAGTGATTCGAGCGGCGCGCGATGCCGCCGCATCGGTCCCGGCAGATCTCATCGTGCTTGATGCGCCACCGGGCGTCGCTTGCGCTGCGGTAGCAGCCGTTCGCGGAGCTGACGCTCTCCTCCTCGTGACCGAGCCGACCGCGTTCGGGCGACACGACCTAAGGCTCGGGCTGGAACTCGGTCGTTCACTTCGGTTGCCGATGGCCGTCGTGGTGAACCGAGCGGGCACAGGTGGCGACGGAATCGACGAGCTCTGCGACGAATTCGGTGTTCCCGTGATCGCCCGCATCCCCTTCGATCGGCGTATCGCCGAGGTGTACGCACGCGGAGGTCTGGCGGCGGCGGAGATGCCGGATGTGCGTCAAGCACTCAGCGGCATCCTCGATGAGATGCGCAAGATCGCGACTCGAGAGTCGGTGCGTCGTTGA
- a CDS encoding ATP-binding protein, with product MASGKGGTGKTTLTAAFAHLAAAHNRVVVADADVEASNLPLALRVRTDDCLAFSGGAEASIDESTCSACGACHDVCRFAAILPGTDHYLVDHLSCEGCGRCEHECPVGAITMRVRTVGEACTGSSSIGPAAFGQLGPGQDLSGRLVTEVRRLASEAAGRHDADLLLIDGPPGVGCPLIAAVASTDLLVAVAEPSVSGAHDLERLVKLARRLNLPVLVVLNKADLAEEGAKRIRALSRDHSLPIIAEVPFDPTIAGMLEALASGRDAMAVRTPALVAITEAWDRVRDELNGGI from the coding sequence GTGGCATCCGGCAAGGGCGGAACCGGCAAGACCACGCTGACGGCAGCGTTCGCTCACCTCGCCGCTGCACACAACCGGGTTGTCGTTGCTGACGCTGACGTCGAGGCGTCGAACCTGCCACTGGCCTTGCGCGTTCGCACTGACGACTGTCTCGCGTTCAGTGGTGGCGCCGAGGCGAGCATCGATGAGTCGACGTGTTCGGCGTGTGGCGCGTGCCACGATGTCTGCCGTTTCGCGGCGATTCTGCCCGGCACGGATCACTACCTCGTGGACCATCTGTCCTGCGAGGGGTGCGGTCGCTGCGAGCACGAATGCCCGGTCGGCGCCATCACGATGAGAGTTCGCACCGTCGGGGAAGCGTGCACGGGATCGAGCTCTATTGGACCCGCTGCTTTCGGCCAGCTGGGACCCGGACAGGACCTCTCGGGCCGGCTAGTGACTGAGGTCCGGCGCTTGGCCTCAGAAGCCGCCGGGCGCCACGATGCCGATCTGCTCCTGATCGACGGTCCTCCGGGCGTCGGCTGTCCCCTCATCGCCGCGGTCGCCAGTACGGATCTGCTTGTCGCCGTCGCAGAGCCATCGGTCTCCGGCGCGCATGATCTTGAGCGGTTGGTCAAGCTCGCACGGAGACTGAACCTCCCCGTGCTAGTGGTGTTGAACAAGGCCGATCTCGCCGAAGAGGGGGCGAAGCGGATTCGAGCGTTGTCACGCGACCACTCGTTGCCGATCATCGCCGAGGTGCCCTTCGATCCGACGATCGCGGGGATGCTGGAGGCGCTGGCCAGCGGACGGGATGCCATGGCGGTCCGCACGCCCGCGCTCGTCGCCATCACCGAAGCATGGGACAGGGTTCGAGACGAGTTGAACGGCGGGATCTGA
- a CDS encoding radical SAM protein translates to MLSFADIALGTASGVPRCMRCHRPIDEHFRDPSGVATEIREVCQGWPGGSGPNIYLVGAEPLRHPALFELLHAAVESGAARIGLETDAHALASREISSRALRSGVRQLTVSVLGPNAERHDALSGRHGSYDQTVEGVRTFLDEAREGGVRVHLTFRVPVCRHNLREAPAIVTAACGFGAHAVILDVDDTDLDLNQASPWLEAACDTGVVNTTWVEVRGVPYGFARGWELHLASVYRLVSGDKAEACGDCALGSVCGGAVSGASATVLASLAPPPNATQVAERVSHGFGSPRSG, encoded by the coding sequence GTGCTCAGTTTCGCGGATATCGCCTTGGGAACGGCCAGCGGTGTTCCACGTTGTATGCGCTGTCATCGACCGATCGACGAGCACTTTCGCGACCCCTCCGGTGTAGCGACCGAAATCCGTGAGGTCTGCCAAGGATGGCCCGGTGGGTCCGGTCCCAACATCTATCTGGTCGGTGCTGAACCCTTGCGTCATCCCGCGCTATTCGAGCTGCTGCACGCGGCGGTCGAGAGCGGTGCGGCCCGAATCGGCCTCGAAACAGACGCTCACGCCCTGGCCTCCCGCGAGATTTCCTCCAGAGCGCTCCGTTCCGGTGTTCGGCAGCTGACAGTCTCCGTGCTTGGACCGAACGCCGAGCGCCATGATGCGCTGTCGGGACGTCATGGCTCTTACGACCAGACAGTCGAGGGCGTGAGGACCTTCCTTGATGAGGCGCGGGAGGGCGGGGTGCGGGTTCACCTCACGTTTCGCGTACCGGTCTGTCGCCATAATCTCCGCGAAGCACCCGCGATCGTCACCGCTGCATGCGGATTCGGCGCGCACGCGGTGATTCTCGACGTGGATGACACCGATCTCGATCTGAATCAGGCGAGCCCATGGCTCGAGGCGGCGTGCGACACAGGGGTCGTCAACACGACATGGGTTGAGGTGCGAGGGGTGCCGTACGGATTCGCACGGGGGTGGGAACTGCACCTTGCCTCCGTGTATCGCCTGGTAAGCGGGGACAAGGCTGAGGCGTGCGGCGACTGCGCACTTGGCAGTGTGTGCGGCGGAGCTGTGTCCGGAGCGTCTGCCACCGTGCTGGCGAGTCTCGCACCGCCACCCAACGCGACTCAGGTCGCGGAGCGGGTCTCCCACGGTTTTGGGTCCCCGAGGTCAGGGTGA
- a CDS encoding radical SAM protein: MPELPLKVALVALNRPGYQSLALGYLRAYAEAHPRLRGKAAFQTLDLTTEVDPWWIAYRILRMSPDVVGFSVYCWNARAIYQACSIIRDANPDLTIVLGGPEVTCVAEQVLEANPAVDIVVRGEGEETFSELLRVIATGKYPWRCPGVTARNGNEIVSAPDRPLMEDLDQIPSPYLTGLLTPDAALSYVESYRGCPHRCSYCFEGKGSTRIRYFSAERVAADVAAVADSPGVRSFSFVDSVFNLTPERLHWLAGILEPYARRGLALHTIEVDIERIDEEQARDLRRAGVVSVETGPQSIGADALKTCHRSFNPEYFARGVAELKRQGISVECDLIFGLPGDDAFDVIGGLRWLFEIDPGVVQSSTLHVLPGTDLSERSQELGLEYEAACEHCVIQTADIRFEDIRRLEVMAAAIQNSYRARL, from the coding sequence ATGCCTGAACTTCCACTCAAAGTCGCGCTCGTCGCTCTCAATCGCCCCGGCTATCAGTCGCTCGCGCTGGGATATCTCAGAGCCTACGCGGAGGCGCACCCGCGGCTGCGAGGGAAGGCCGCTTTCCAGACACTGGATCTGACTACCGAGGTCGATCCCTGGTGGATCGCATATCGCATCCTCAGGATGTCGCCCGATGTGGTGGGATTCTCCGTCTACTGCTGGAATGCACGCGCCATCTACCAAGCGTGTTCGATCATCCGCGACGCGAACCCCGATCTGACAATCGTACTGGGAGGCCCCGAGGTCACCTGCGTAGCCGAGCAGGTGCTCGAGGCGAACCCCGCCGTGGACATCGTGGTCCGCGGAGAGGGTGAGGAGACCTTCTCCGAGCTGCTCAGAGTGATTGCGACCGGCAAGTACCCATGGAGGTGCCCCGGGGTCACCGCTCGGAACGGAAACGAGATCGTCAGCGCCCCCGACCGTCCGCTCATGGAGGATCTCGATCAGATCCCGTCTCCCTATCTCACCGGCTTGCTCACACCGGACGCGGCGTTGTCGTATGTCGAGAGCTATCGTGGGTGTCCCCATCGGTGCAGCTACTGCTTCGAGGGCAAGGGGAGTACCCGCATCCGGTACTTCTCCGCAGAGCGCGTCGCGGCCGACGTGGCGGCCGTCGCCGATTCACCCGGCGTACGCTCCTTCTCGTTCGTCGACTCGGTGTTCAACCTCACTCCGGAGAGGCTGCACTGGCTTGCAGGCATCCTTGAACCCTATGCGAGACGCGGTCTGGCCCTCCACACGATCGAAGTCGATATTGAGCGTATCGACGAGGAACAAGCCCGTGATCTGCGCAGGGCAGGCGTCGTCTCGGTCGAGACGGGTCCACAGTCGATAGGCGCCGACGCTCTCAAGACGTGCCATCGCAGTTTCAACCCTGAGTATTTCGCCCGAGGTGTTGCGGAACTCAAGCGCCAAGGAATATCCGTCGAATGCGACCTGATCTTCGGCCTTCCGGGGGACGATGCGTTCGACGTCATCGGGGGTCTGCGGTGGCTCTTCGAAATAGACCCGGGCGTCGTGCAGTCATCGACACTGCACGTGCTCCCCGGCACGGACTTGTCAGAGCGCTCGCAGGAGTTAGGGCTTGAATACGAAGCCGCGTGTGAGCACTGCGTGATCCAGACTGCCGACATCCGCTTCGAAGACATACGTCGCCTTGAAGTCATGGCCGCAGCGATTCAGAACTCCTATCGCGCCCGCCTCTAG
- a CDS encoding PadR family transcriptional regulator, whose product MVPGRGCDPDVVGMQGARHGASRPCCRRGGGGGLGAFAEPAALAALVGRTGHGYDLRREISDITNGEIEVDAGGLYRVLRRLEEEGFVTSEWCESEAGPQRREYRLTEEGRELAEDWVAHLRERERLSRRLADALGSALGSVDDT is encoded by the coding sequence ATGGTTCCTGGTCGAGGATGCGACCCTGACGTCGTTGGGATGCAGGGTGCTCGGCACGGGGCATCCCGTCCGTGCTGCCGCAGGGGTGGCGGAGGAGGGCTCGGCGCCTTCGCCGAGCCAGCAGCACTTGCGGCTCTCGTAGGCCGAACCGGTCACGGCTATGACTTGCGTCGCGAGATCAGCGACATCACCAACGGTGAGATCGAAGTCGACGCGGGCGGACTCTACCGCGTCCTGCGCCGCCTCGAAGAGGAGGGGTTCGTCACCTCCGAGTGGTGCGAGAGCGAAGCCGGTCCCCAGCGTCGCGAGTATCGCCTCACAGAGGAAGGCCGCGAGCTTGCAGAAGACTGGGTAGCTCACCTGCGCGAGCGCGAGCGGCTGTCCCGTCGCCTCGCTGACGCACTTGGCTCGGCGCTCGGAAGCGTCGACGACACCTGA
- a CDS encoding molybdenum cofactor biosynthesis protein MoaE, whose amino-acid sequence MKVPDLNVWIDEVKALPDADRAGMLLVHRGIVRGTTRDGEPITGMTLSVDREKLEQVLAEATRWPGIVAVRAWVNEGPLDVGDDIMSVLVAGDIRENVFNALQQLVRVLKTEVVTEYEHF is encoded by the coding sequence ATGAAGGTCCCGGATCTGAACGTCTGGATCGATGAGGTGAAGGCGTTGCCGGATGCCGATAGGGCCGGGATGTTGCTGGTTCACCGGGGTATCGTCCGCGGCACAACGCGTGACGGAGAGCCGATCACGGGGATGACGCTCTCTGTAGATCGCGAGAAGCTCGAACAGGTGTTGGCCGAGGCGACTAGATGGCCGGGCATCGTGGCCGTACGTGCGTGGGTGAATGAAGGCCCGCTGGACGTTGGCGATGACATCATGAGCGTGTTGGTGGCAGGTGACATCCGCGAGAACGTATTCAATGCTCTACAGCAGCTCGTGCGTGTCTTGAAGACCGAGGTCGTGACCGAGTACGAGCACTTCTGA
- a CDS encoding NifB/NifX family molybdenum-iron cluster-binding protein, translating into MAVVKVGVSALGPTLHDQVDERFGRAAYLVVVDVDTLEFETVDNTLNRNALQGSGIGAAEAVSARHAEAVITGHLGPKAYRALHAIGIEGYAGAGMTVREAVDAWAEGTLSMLVEGEAHAGME; encoded by the coding sequence GTGGCAGTCGTGAAAGTGGGGGTTTCGGCTCTCGGACCGACGCTGCACGACCAGGTAGACGAGCGTTTTGGGCGTGCCGCCTATCTGGTAGTAGTTGACGTCGATACGCTTGAATTCGAGACGGTGGACAACACGCTGAACCGCAACGCCTTGCAGGGATCCGGCATCGGAGCCGCCGAGGCGGTGTCGGCTCGCCACGCGGAGGCGGTGATCACCGGTCATCTGGGCCCCAAGGCGTACAGGGCCTTGCATGCGATCGGGATAGAAGGCTATGCCGGTGCCGGAATGACGGTCCGAGAGGCTGTCGATGCATGGGCCGAGGGCACGTTGAGCATGCTGGTTGAGGGCGAAGCGCACGCCGGCATGGAGTGA
- a CDS encoding response regulator: MPLTFDGEEPDLLLVDDVPANVRILADMLKTEGYRTRSALSGEAALKAAELKVPDLVLLDIMMPGMNGIEVCRRMKANRAFAQTPVIFLSALDGTDHKVDAFAAGGVDYITKPFQVDEVLARVRTHLRLRQLQTEVEEYTHRLEDIVMEQVREIANAQMATILALARLAESRDDETGTHLERVQAFCRLLGEGYRRRNEEPGVTRSFVDSLVEASTLHDIGKVAISDDILLKPGKLNVLEFEVMKEHTTVGARTLEAVRDRYPGNRFIEVGIEITRSHHERWDGTGYPDGLGADAIPLSARIMAIADVYDALRSKRVYKDAFAHDDSARIILDGAGTHFDPALVEVFASTADQFAEISACW, encoded by the coding sequence ATGCCTTTGACCTTTGATGGCGAGGAGCCGGACCTGCTGCTGGTTGACGATGTGCCCGCCAACGTGCGGATACTCGCCGACATGCTCAAGACGGAGGGTTACCGCACGCGGTCGGCCTTGTCTGGCGAAGCCGCGCTGAAGGCCGCGGAGCTCAAGGTCCCCGATCTGGTGCTGCTCGACATAATGATGCCCGGCATGAACGGCATCGAGGTGTGCCGGCGCATGAAGGCGAACCGAGCGTTTGCGCAGACACCCGTGATCTTCCTGTCCGCACTCGACGGCACCGACCACAAGGTCGATGCGTTCGCAGCAGGCGGCGTCGACTACATCACGAAGCCATTCCAGGTCGACGAGGTCCTCGCACGCGTGCGCACCCACCTGCGTCTACGGCAGCTGCAGACAGAGGTCGAGGAGTACACGCACCGACTCGAGGACATCGTGATGGAGCAGGTGCGCGAGATCGCCAACGCGCAGATGGCAACGATTCTGGCGCTCGCCCGGCTCGCTGAATCGCGCGACGACGAGACCGGCACCCACCTCGAGCGCGTGCAGGCGTTCTGTCGGCTGCTGGGCGAAGGCTACCGCAGGCGCAACGAGGAGCCCGGGGTGACGCGCAGCTTCGTCGACAGCCTCGTTGAGGCGAGCACGCTGCACGACATCGGCAAGGTCGCCATCAGCGACGACATCCTGCTCAAGCCGGGCAAGCTGAACGTGCTCGAGTTCGAGGTCATGAAGGAGCACACCACGGTCGGAGCCCGCACACTCGAGGCGGTGCGCGATCGCTACCCGGGTAACCGATTCATCGAGGTCGGCATCGAGATCACGCGGTCGCACCACGAACGCTGGGATGGCACCGGCTACCCCGACGGGCTTGGGGCCGACGCGATTCCGCTCAGTGCGCGCATCATGGCGATTGCGGATGTCTATGACGCGCTGCGATCCAAACGTGTCTACAAGGACGCGTTCGCCCACGACGACAGCGCGCGCATCATCCTCGACGGCGCCGGCACCCACTTCGATCCTGCACTCGTCGAGGTGTTCGCTTCGACCGCCGACCAGTTCGCGGAGATCTCTGCGTGCTGGTGA